In one window of Erythrolamprus reginae isolate rEryReg1 chromosome 1, rEryReg1.hap1, whole genome shotgun sequence DNA:
- the LOC139158975 gene encoding olfactory receptor 5J3-like encodes MNNYTMVTEFILLGLTDKLAFEVPLFMIFSLIYFLTLVGNMGMVVLIRINPRLHTPMYFFLSNLSIVDVCYSSIFAPRLLMNLAQFKTISYAGCLTQHCFFVVFVSTEGFLLAVMAYDRYVAICKPLFYTTMMTKRIYVLLVVGSYLGGIVNSLTHTFGLLMVSFCAPGVINHFFCDTPAMLKVSCSDTHINELLLVTFSGIIAFSTLLIVIISYVCILISIIKMHSSGNRYKAFSTCASHLTAVTMFYGPVSLSHLQLSSLYIQQQEKISALFYTLIVPMLNPVIYSLRNKEVKDALRKMINCQKK; translated from the coding sequence ATGAACAATTACACCATGGTAACTGAATTCATTCTTCTTGGGCTGACAGACAAGCTGGCATTTGAAGTGCCCCTCTTCATGATATTTTCCCTGATCTATTTTCTAACTCTGGTTGGGAACATGGGGATGGTGGTATTGATCAGGATCAATCCACGGCTTCATACCCCAATGTACTTCTTCCTCAGCAATCTGTCTATAGTTGATGTCTGCTACTCTTCCATCTTTGCACCAAGGCTCTTGATGAATCTGGCACAATTTAAAACTATTTCATATGCTGGATGCCTCACCCAACATTGCTTTTTTGTAGTCTTTGTGAGTACTGAGGGCTTCCTGCTTGCAGTAATGGCATATGACCGCTATGTAGCCATTTGTAAGCCATTGTTCTATACCACTATGATGACCAAAAGGATCTATGTCCTGCTAGTAGTAGGTTCATACCTAGGGGGAATAGTGAATTCCCTCACCCACACTTTTGGCTTGCTTATGGTGTCGTTCTGTGCCCCAGGTGTAATTAACCACTTCTTCTGCGACACGCCAGCTATGTTGAAAGTTTCATGTAGTGATACTCATATTAATGAACTTCTATTGGTCACCTTCTCTGGAATAATTGCTTTTTCTACTCTCCTGATAGTTATAATCTCCTACGTCTGTATCTTGATTAGTATCATAAAGATGCATTCTTCCGGAAATAGATATAAAGCTTTTTCCACCTGTGCTTCCCACCTAACTGCAGTCACCATGTTCTATGGGCCAGTTAGTTTAAGCCACTTACAACTCAGCTCTCTGTACATTCAGCAACAAGAGAAGATCTCGGCCTTGTTCTACACTCTGATAGTTCCAATGCTGAATCCAGTGATCTACAGTTTGAGGAACAAAGAGGTAAAAGATGCCTTGAGGAAAATGATTAAttgtcaaaaaaaataa
- the LOC139153507 gene encoding olfactory receptor 5J3-like isoform X2, which translates to MKPMPGTNYTLVTNFILFGLTEHLEMRQLLFATFLIVYVATLLGNLGMILLIWIAPQLHTPMYFFISSLSFLDACYSTTITPIMLVTFLVEKKTISYASCIAQYCFFAIFATTEFFLLAAMGYDRYVAICNPLLYTSVMTKRLCTGLIAGSYLLGIVNSMIHTCGLLRLSFCGSSNINHFFCDLTPLLKLACSDVSMNEMLIFIFGTLFEMSTLLIIITSYIFIITAVLRIRSTEGRHKAFSTCASHLTAVAIYHGTIIFMYFRPTSSSSLDNDKTASVFYTVIIPLLNPLIYSLRNKDVKYAMKKSIKKH; encoded by the exons ATGAAGCCAATGCCTGGAACAAATTACACGTTGGTGACCAACTTCATTCTTTTTGGACTCACAGAACACCTTGAAATGCGGCAATTGCTCTTTGCTACATTTTTAATTGTCTATGTTGCCACTCTGCTGGGGAATCTTGGGATGATTTTATTAATTTGGATTGCTCCCCAATTGCATACCCCTATGTATTTCTTTATTAGCAGCCTATCCTTTTTAGATGCCTGTTATTCCACCACCATCACACCTATAATGCTGGTGACCTTTTTAGTGGAAAAGAAAACCATATCATATGCTTCCTGCATTGCACAGTATTGTTTTTTTGCTATATTTGCCACAACTGAGTTCTTTCTATTGGCTGCCATGGGGTACGATCGCTATGTGGCCATTTGCAACCCTTTGCTTTACACTTCGGTGATGACTAAGAGGCTTTGTACAGGATTGATAGCTGGCTCATATCTATTGGGAATAGTAAACTCTATGATTCACACTTGTGGCTTGTTAAGGTTGTCCTTTTGTGGCTCCAGCAACATCAATCACTTCTTTTGTGATCTCACCCCGCTTTTAAAACTGGCTTGCAGTGATGTCTCTATGAATGAAATGCTGATATTCATTTTTGGCACTTTGTTTGAAATGAGCACCTTGCTGATCATTATTACCTCTTATATATTCATTATTACTGCAGTTCTAAGGATTCGCTCTACAGAAGGGAGGCATAAAGCATTTTCTACCTGTGCATCCCATCTTACAGCAGTGGCCATATATCATGGAACTATTATCTTCATGTACTTCAGACCCACTTCCAGCTCTTCCCTTGACAATGACAAAACAGCATCTGTGTTCTACACAGTAATAATACCCCTGTTGAATCCATTGATCTACAGTCTGAGGAATAAGGATGTAAAATATGCCATGAAAAAA tcaattaaaaaacattaa
- the LOC139153507 gene encoding olfactory receptor 5J3-like isoform X1, whose protein sequence is MKPMPGTNYTLVTNFILFGLTEHLEMRQLLFATFLIVYVATLLGNLGMILLIWIAPQLHTPMYFFISSLSFLDACYSTTITPIMLVTFLVEKKTISYASCIAQYCFFAIFATTEFFLLAAMGYDRYVAICNPLLYTSVMTKRLCTGLIAGSYLLGIVNSMIHTCGLLRLSFCGSSNINHFFCDLTPLLKLACSDVSMNEMLIFIFGTLFEMSTLLIIITSYIFIITAVLRIRSTEGRHKAFSTCASHLTAVAIYHGTIIFMYFRPTSSSSLDNDKTASVFYTVIIPLLNPLIYSLRNKDVKYAMKKVFGRELGSH, encoded by the coding sequence ATGAAGCCAATGCCTGGAACAAATTACACGTTGGTGACCAACTTCATTCTTTTTGGACTCACAGAACACCTTGAAATGCGGCAATTGCTCTTTGCTACATTTTTAATTGTCTATGTTGCCACTCTGCTGGGGAATCTTGGGATGATTTTATTAATTTGGATTGCTCCCCAATTGCATACCCCTATGTATTTCTTTATTAGCAGCCTATCCTTTTTAGATGCCTGTTATTCCACCACCATCACACCTATAATGCTGGTGACCTTTTTAGTGGAAAAGAAAACCATATCATATGCTTCCTGCATTGCACAGTATTGTTTTTTTGCTATATTTGCCACAACTGAGTTCTTTCTATTGGCTGCCATGGGGTACGATCGCTATGTGGCCATTTGCAACCCTTTGCTTTACACTTCGGTGATGACTAAGAGGCTTTGTACAGGATTGATAGCTGGCTCATATCTATTGGGAATAGTAAACTCTATGATTCACACTTGTGGCTTGTTAAGGTTGTCCTTTTGTGGCTCCAGCAACATCAATCACTTCTTTTGTGATCTCACCCCGCTTTTAAAACTGGCTTGCAGTGATGTCTCTATGAATGAAATGCTGATATTCATTTTTGGCACTTTGTTTGAAATGAGCACCTTGCTGATCATTATTACCTCTTATATATTCATTATTACTGCAGTTCTAAGGATTCGCTCTACAGAAGGGAGGCATAAAGCATTTTCTACCTGTGCATCCCATCTTACAGCAGTGGCCATATATCATGGAACTATTATCTTCATGTACTTCAGACCCACTTCCAGCTCTTCCCTTGACAATGACAAAACAGCATCTGTGTTCTACACAGTAATAATACCCCTGTTGAATCCATTGATCTACAGTCTGAGGAATAAGGATGTAAAATATGCCATGAAAAAAGTGTTTGGAAGAGAATTGGGCTCCCACTAA